The DNA window GCCGGGTCGAGTACTGTCAGAAAAACATCCGGCCTTAGAAAACGCAGAATGCTGTTCGACTCCGCAATCACATTCCCACCCTCCGCCTGCGCCCGCTCGAACTCCTTCCGCAGCCGAGGCATCGCCTCCGCAAGCTGCCCCTGCCGCGTCCTCACCCAGAACGACCGCACCGCCCCCGCCTCCAGGTACCGCGCCGAGTCCGTTCCCGTCGCCCCGTCGCGCTCCTCGCTCACCGCAATCGTGTGCTCCGCCGTCTCGCAGTCGCACGGCTCCCCGTTCGCCGAGCACACCCCATGCCCGAACTGCGTAATCTTGAACGCCGTCCACCGCATCTCCGGCAGCGCGCGGATCAGCCCCGCAACCACGCTCGTCTTCCCGATATTCCGCGTATGCCCGCCAACCACCACAATCGCCATAAATGAACCTTCAAGCGGCCATCCTGCGCCACAAATCTGGGTGCCCCATCCATCGCGCCTCTGTCTCACGCGATGGGTGGGACATTCGTGCGAGGCACGAACCGCACTACCTCTTCTTCAACGAAGCCAAATCCCTCAAATACTCCTTCAACGGCCGAGCCGGCCGGCCCCAGAACACCTGCCCCGGCCCCTGCATCTTCTTATTGCTCAGAACCCCTGCACCTCCCCCAAGTATCACCCCTCGACCAACAAGAGCATGTTCGCCGATCCCCACCTGCCCGCCCAGAATCGCCCCATCTTCCACCACGCTCGACCCCGAGATCCCCGTCTGGGCCGCAATCACCACGTTCCGCCCAATCACGCAGTTATGCCCGACATGAACAAGGTTATCGATCTTCGATCCCGCGCCAATCCGCGTCTCACCCAGCGCTCCGCGATCGATCGTAGTATTGGCCCCGACATCGACATCGTCCTCGATCACCAGCGTCCCCTGCTGCGGAAACAGCACATACTCGCCCGTAGAAGAGTCCCGTGCGTATCCGAACCCCTTGCCGCCCAGCACCGCGCCCGCCTGCACACTTACGCGATCACCCAGCAGGGTCCCGGAATAGATCGTCACCCTCGGGCCAATCTCGCACTCCCTACCAAGCTTCACGCCCTCTTCCAGCACACACCCCGCGCCAATCCGCGTTCCTTCACCCACCCTCACTGTCTTATGCACGACCGCGGTTGGATGGATCTCCGTCACTCCAACCCGCGCACTCAGCCGCATCGCCACCTTCGCAAACGCCAGCCGGGCATCCGCAACGCGAACCACCCGCGAATCATCAACAGCCTCAGCCGCGCGATGCCAAGCGAGAATCATACCCGCCGCCGACTCCACCGCCGCAGCCAGCGTCTTCGCATCCGTCGCAAACACAATCGAACCAGCCTCAGCGGCCTCGATGCTCGACACCGCCAGCAACTCCGCCCCAGCATCCGCTCCAGACGCAAGCTCTACGCCGAGCCACGCTGCAATCTCTCCCGCCTTCGCCATCAGTAGATTCCCTCTTCGCCCGGTGGCCGTGTCTTCCAGCGCCGGTGCATCCATAGCCACTGGTCAGGATATGCCCGAATATACGACTCAATCACGCTGGTAAATCTTGCCGTATTCGCGACCGCATCGCGCTCAGCATCTCCCGTGCTTTCAAGCTCGATTCGTTCGCCGAACCGAAGCACATAGGCCCCCTTGTCCTCGTCCCACAGCAGAAAACCGGGCACCACCGCGGCCCCCGTCTTCGAAGCCACCCGAGCCATGCCCGAAGCCGTCGCCGCCATCCTCCCGAAGAACGGCACAAACACGCCCTGCGGTGGAGTCATGTTCGTATCCATCAGGATCCCCACCGTCTCACCGCCACGCATCGCCGCAATCAAGCCCCTGGCAAAGTCATCTTTGTGCAACACCTTATTTCCGTGTAAGCACCGGATGCGATTCACAAACTCATCAACGAGCGGATTATCCAGCCGCCGAATCACCATCCCCATCGGATATCCCATCAGAGAATGATGAAAGCTCGACAGCTCCCACGCACCCAGATGCCCTGTCAGCACCAGCACACCCTTACCCCGGTTCCGCGCCGCGAGATAGTTCTCCAGGCCGTCATATTGAATCAGGCTTCGCGCCACCTCCGGCGTGTAGCTCGACATCTGCGCGAACTCCGCAAGCAGGTATCCCAGGTTGCGATACTCCCGGCGCAGCGTCTGCTCCCGCCGCTCCTCGCTCCAATCCGGAAATGCCAGCTCCAGATTCCGAAGCCCAGCCATCCGCAGCCGCTTCAGCGCTGCATACGCAAAGGCACCCACGCCGGCTCCCACGCCTCTCGCCACATCGCGCGGAAGCGCTCCCAACACGCGAGTGATGCACCACACCACGACAAACTCAAGCCGGTGGCGTGTGGTCACACGGGGTCGCGAAGGGCCGGATGAAATAGCTTTGCTCAAGCCTTCAGTCTACCTGTTGCCAAAACTTCAACGTACAAAAGCAAAAGGCGACCCGAAGGCCGCCTCTCTCGCTACAAGCTCGACTCTGCTTACTGGTTGTCGCGCGAAACGATAAAGTACTTCGCAACCGTGCGAACGAACGGCTTCGCTTCGGTCGGAACGACCTTGTCTCCGTGCAGCACGGTCTGGAACGGAATGTCCGCGCCGTAGAATGTCCGCGTGTCATCGGCGTTCTGCGACAGAACCGTCCCATCAAGGTCGATGCCAGCAAACAGGCCCTTGCTACGCGAGTACGTCAGGAACTCTGCATTCAGCTTCCAGTCTGTTCCCGCCTGCGCATTGCGGCCCACTGGACCGGCAGCAGCAGCAGCATCGCCGCCAATCTTGAACTTCGACTTCAGCATGTCCTGGAGGCCATTCTGGTTCATCGCAACCAGAACAAGGTCAGTCGACTGTCCGCCAATCTGGAAGCCGAAGCTGCCACCGGCAAGCTGAACAAACACCGGCGAACTCCAACCATTCGGCGTGCGGCAAGTTGCGACGCCCTGGCCATATTGTGCGCCAGCGATGAAAGCACCCTTCTTGAACGAAGGAATCACCACGACGCAGGAAGCGCCCGCGAGGATGCTCTGCGGAATGCCCTTATCCGGAGTCGCCATCACTTCGTTGATGACATCGCGCGCGCTGAGGAGACGCTCATCCAGCTTCGCCTTGTCCGCTTCTCCAAATGCTGCCAGTGAACTCGCTGCCAGCGCCATCGTGCAAACCAATCCCGCAAACTTTTTCATGTCCGTACCTTTCAGTGGTGGAACTTTGTTGGACCGACGAGACCGCAGGTGGCGGCTACTCAGCAATCAATCCAATCTCATGACATCAGATGGGCTCTGAGACAGATGAGTTGCACGGCCACCTGATTCCATTCGCTTCCTTGCTGGATCGGATGAGCAAATCCGCAAAAAAATGGGGGTTGCGAGCCAGGAAGAATTTTCATTCTGCCCAACCCTCAACCCCACTCTCCCAAGTCTGTGTAACTGGAGGAAGCATCGTTCAGCCCAGCCGATCCTTCAAGGGTACCGAGGTCTGTAGACTTTCGTTACTGCGACGTTTACTCCAAAGTAAACATGGCATTACCACTGGCTCGAGGCTTCCCCAGACGGTGCTAGCTGGCTTGCATGCCCCGGCGCTGCGCCTTCGCCCCGCCCTGGGCGGCCGATCGGTGCTTCACCGCGAACATCGTTAGCTCAATGCGGTTGGCCACTCCCGCCTTGCGCATGATCCTTCCCATATGGGCCTTCACCGTAAACGGACCTATCCCCAGGCTCAACCCAATCTCGCGATTGCCCTTGCCGTCCAGAAGCAACCGGATGATCTGGCTCTCCCGTTCAGTGAACCGAACCGAAGGATCGATCCTGTCCGGAAGCCGTTGCAGCAGATGCCGCTCCGCCAGATGGGAGAGCACCCGGCGCGTAGCCCAGATCGACCCCTCACGCACGTTGAGCAGAGCATGGCGAAACTCCTCGGCGCTCGCATTTGCGCCCAGAAATCCCTTTGCCCCTGCCGCAATGACGCACTCCACATAGGTCTCATCGTGGTCAACGCCAATGACTAACACGCGAGTAAGTGGTCGTCGCTCTCGTAACCTTCTCAGCATCTCGAAGAGCGGCTCGCTCGAACCCGCGTCGACCAGGAGCACCTCTTCGAGGTCGTCCAGCAACGCCTCTTCAAGGGTGAGTGGAACGATCTCTATTCCGCAAGGATCGCCGTAGACCCCTTGAATTCCGGCGATCCTCATACTATTGGAAGCGACCAGACGCAGTCGTTCCTGCGCCACCAAAGTGCTTTCCTTCATCTCTCCACGACCTTTGCTCTGTATTTGAGGCCAATAGACAAATGCAGTTACGCAGCGATATTACAGCTTTGGAAGCACAATACCAGTCTGATTTTGATATTTACCTTTTCGGTCCGCGTAGCTTACCTCGCAGACCTCGTCGGATTGGAAGAAGAGAATCTGGCACAGCCCCTCATTCGCATACACCCGCGCGGGGAGAGGAGTCGTGTTCGAAATCTCGAGAGTTACAAACCCTTCCCACTCTGGCTCGAAGGGCGTGACGTTCACGATGATCCCACAGCGGGCATAGGTCGACTTCCCAACGCAGATCGTCAGCACATCCCGCGGAATCTTGAAGTACTCGATCGATCGAGCCAGCGCGAACGAGTTCGGCGGAACGATGACGCTCGGGGCCTGCACGGTGACGAACGAGCGTTCGTCGAACGCCTTGGGATCAATGATCGCGCTGTTGACGTTGGTGAAGATCTTGAACTCATCCGAGACCCGGAGGTCGTAACCATACGACGACAGTCCATAGGAGATGACGCCATCGCGGACTTGCTTTTCGCTGAAGGGCTGGATCATCTTGTGTTCGGTTGCCTGTTGCCGAATCCAGCGGTCGCTCTTGATTGCCATAGTGTTTTCAGTGTCCCTTTCCAAATCAGCAGGTAACCGCCAGCACGTCCCGCGGTTACTTGCGTGTGCCGCAACATGAGCGCTGAGCTTCCCGAACCATTAACTTTACGGCACGCTAAACTCATTGACAACGCAGCTTACGATTTCTACCATCGGTACAACAGAGCCCGGCAAGCCTGTTCTACCTCCGACACGCAGATTACCGGAGAGCATGGTTCGCAGTCACACCACCGCTCGATCCGCGCATCCGCTGTCGCAACAATCCGGCAACCATCTCGGCTATAACCCCACGAAACACCAAGGAAAGGTACTCCCTCGTGATCAAGCAGGACCTCATACAAAGAGTCGTCGAGCGTACTGGACTTCCAAGGTCGAAAGCAGAGTTGGCCGTCGATGCCATCTTCGAAAGCATGAAGCGGACCCTGGTCACCGGCGAACGGATCGAATTGCGGGGGTTCGGAGTCTTCACCGTGAAGCCGCGGAAGACCGGAATCGGACGCAACCCGAGGACAGGTGCCGAAGTGAGCATCGCCCCAGGCAAAGCAGTTCGATTCAAGCCGGGCAAAGAGCTGCATCTTATCGATTAGCCGGACTCTGTTTCCGCATCTCATCAAACGTTAGCAACCCGCTCGACTTGCACTCCAGTCGTTGTGGAACTCGTTCGTCCATACCCCGGCACTTCCAACTGTCCGGCTGAACTCACTTGCTTCGACGCAGAGCTTCTTCGAACTGAACTTCTTATCGCTGTGAGCGAATCGCCTCACGCAGCCTGCACCACTTTCAAACTTTTTTGCTCTGTATCGAGGCCCCGCCGCACATGCCGCCCGTCCGCGCGACTACATCCATCCAACGCCGACATCCCCGGATTCAGGTTGGGATTCACGCTGAAAGTCCTCGCCCAGGTTCGGCTTCGCCGGCACGCTTCATACCCATTCCCATTCCGAAGACGTTTTCCGTCCTGCTTGTCCTCGTCGCCTTCGCCGCAGCCACGGCGATCGGGATGAGGTACATGTTCGACTTTCGCAACGGACAGCCGCCGCTTACCTCCTCGGTCGATCTCCTCCCGTTTGCCTGGGCATGGAGCCACCTGCAGCATGTCGCCGACGGTCTGCCGTTCTCTTTGACGCTCCTCGCCATCCTCGGTGCTCACCGGCTCGGACACTTCTATGCGTGCCGGTACTTTGGCATCGAAGACACAATCCTCGGCCTCGCCTCCTCCGCTCCTGGTCCAACGGCGTATTCCAGAATCATCGGCCGCGGCCGGTCCCACGCCAGCTCCCGGTCGGAACTGATCACCATAGGAGCGGCTGGCCCGATCGCCGGATTCGCCGTCGCCGTCGCAACGACCAGCTACGGACTCACCCACTCTGCGCCGATCGGCGCGCAGGTGGCTCCTTCCCTGCTCCGCATCTCCGCTCCCGCCCTGATTGGCGTCCTCAGATCCACGATGCTCGCCTCCTACCCCGACATTCCGCCGATTCTGCAGCTGCTGCCGCATCCCGTGCTGTTTGCCAGTTGGTGCGGTCTCCTCATCACCGCATGGACGCTCATCCCGGCGGGTCGGCTCGATGGTGGAGATATCCTCTACGCCCTCTCTCCACGGCTGCATAGAGTCGCGTCCACTTGTACTATCGGCGCACTCCTCTACCTCGGGACGTTCGAGTGGATCGGCTGGCTCTTCCTGGCCCTGGTCCTGATCCTGCCTTCCATGAGGCACCCGAGGAGTCTAGCCCGAACCTCGCTCAGCGTGGAGTGGCTGGTGTTTGTGCCACTTTGCGTCGCAGTCTTCCTGCTCGCCGCGTCGACGCAGCCCATAGCAGATATGAGCCTCACTCGCGTGCTGCTCAGGATTCATTGGGGCATCTGACCTGATAGAAGTGACCTCATTAAAGAGACGCCCAGGCTAGTCCAGATGGACGATCCCTCGCTGCTGCGCGATCCGCGCCGCCTGGGTCCGGTCCGTCGCTCCCAGTTTGCTCAGCAGATTGTTGATGTGCGTCTTCACCGTCGCCTCGGAGATGAACAGCGCGCTGGCGATCTCCTTGTTGCTCTTGCCCAGCGCAATCGTCTTCAGCACC is part of the Granulicella aggregans genome and encodes:
- the lpxD gene encoding UDP-3-O-(3-hydroxymyristoyl)glucosamine N-acyltransferase, whose protein sequence is MAKAGEIAAWLGVELASGADAGAELLAVSSIEAAEAGSIVFATDAKTLAAAVESAAGMILAWHRAAEAVDDSRVVRVADARLAFAKVAMRLSARVGVTEIHPTAVVHKTVRVGEGTRIGAGCVLEEGVKLGRECEIGPRVTIYSGTLLGDRVSVQAGAVLGGKGFGYARDSSTGEYVLFPQQGTLVIEDDVDVGANTTIDRGALGETRIGAGSKIDNLVHVGHNCVIGRNVVIAAQTGISGSSVVEDGAILGGQVGIGEHALVGRGVILGGGAGVLSNKKMQGPGQVFWGRPARPLKEYLRDLASLKKR
- a CDS encoding lysophospholipid acyltransferase family protein, with translation MTTRHRLEFVVVWCITRVLGALPRDVARGVGAGVGAFAYAALKRLRMAGLRNLELAFPDWSEERREQTLRREYRNLGYLLAEFAQMSSYTPEVARSLIQYDGLENYLAARNRGKGVLVLTGHLGAWELSSFHHSLMGYPMGMVIRRLDNPLVDEFVNRIRCLHGNKVLHKDDFARGLIAAMRGGETVGILMDTNMTPPQGVFVPFFGRMAATASGMARVASKTGAAVVPGFLLWDEDKGAYVLRFGERIELESTGDAERDAVANTARFTSVIESYIRAYPDQWLWMHRRWKTRPPGEEGIY
- a CDS encoding lipid-binding SYLF domain-containing protein translates to MKKFAGLVCTMALAASSLAAFGEADKAKLDERLLSARDVINEVMATPDKGIPQSILAGASCVVVIPSFKKGAFIAGAQYGQGVATCRTPNGWSSPVFVQLAGGSFGFQIGGQSTDLVLVAMNQNGLQDMLKSKFKIGGDAAAAAGPVGRNAQAGTDWKLNAEFLTYSRSKGLFAGIDLDGTVLSQNADDTRTFYGADIPFQTVLHGDKVVPTEAKPFVRTVAKYFIVSRDNQ
- a CDS encoding response regulator transcription factor, with translation MKESTLVAQERLRLVASNSMRIAGIQGVYGDPCGIEIVPLTLEEALLDDLEEVLLVDAGSSEPLFEMLRRLRERRPLTRVLVIGVDHDETYVECVIAAGAKGFLGANASAEEFRHALLNVREGSIWATRRVLSHLAERHLLQRLPDRIDPSVRFTERESQIIRLLLDGKGNREIGLSLGIGPFTVKAHMGRIMRKAGVANRIELTMFAVKHRSAAQGGAKAQRRGMQAS
- the dcd gene encoding dCTP deaminase, with amino-acid sequence MAIKSDRWIRQQATEHKMIQPFSEKQVRDGVISYGLSSYGYDLRVSDEFKIFTNVNSAIIDPKAFDERSFVTVQAPSVIVPPNSFALARSIEYFKIPRDVLTICVGKSTYARCGIIVNVTPFEPEWEGFVTLEISNTTPLPARVYANEGLCQILFFQSDEVCEVSYADRKGKYQNQTGIVLPKL
- a CDS encoding HU family DNA-binding protein, with the translated sequence MIKQDLIQRVVERTGLPRSKAELAVDAIFESMKRTLVTGERIELRGFGVFTVKPRKTGIGRNPRTGAEVSIAPGKAVRFKPGKELHLID
- a CDS encoding site-2 protease family protein, whose amino-acid sequence is MPPVRATTSIQRRHPRIQVGIHAESPRPGSASPARFIPIPIPKTFSVLLVLVAFAAATAIGMRYMFDFRNGQPPLTSSVDLLPFAWAWSHLQHVADGLPFSLTLLAILGAHRLGHFYACRYFGIEDTILGLASSAPGPTAYSRIIGRGRSHASSRSELITIGAAGPIAGFAVAVATTSYGLTHSAPIGAQVAPSLLRISAPALIGVLRSTMLASYPDIPPILQLLPHPVLFASWCGLLITAWTLIPAGRLDGGDILYALSPRLHRVASTCTIGALLYLGTFEWIGWLFLALVLILPSMRHPRSLARTSLSVEWLVFVPLCVAVFLLAASTQPIADMSLTRVLLRIHWGI